One Triticum dicoccoides isolate Atlit2015 ecotype Zavitan chromosome 5B, WEW_v2.0, whole genome shotgun sequence genomic window carries:
- the LOC119305258 gene encoding uncharacterized protein LOC119305258, whose amino-acid sequence MAGSMGFRIHVGRPRLRILWPRSGSSVPRGSPSGRALPAQNPVCGRTGSARDAVEISSDEEDSRPTPVARKLPCDDAESKKGESDGAGVATDDDDCVVLDGDPDGAVAAVEQKGAAGNDASSDELQIVAEKGQVACRDFPHSRHLCSNLPFGTTSHEKHCTMCYCFVCDVHAPCDYWGKGLSIDDHCHATDKETKWKTLRLAFKCKGLPASHPEKENTVYPAMASVGRFSLGNRSPLQNVVNQNRQIHASVRTAPNVAPTVSARRAFPVTRAEGSTSNAHTSQVTYPVATTVSAPRAIPATRAEGSTSNAHTSQASHAVAPTVGAPRAYHAPRAEGSTSNAHNSQVTYPVAPTVSVPRPHLAARSGRGSNNAHTSQVTYPVAVAVAPTVSAPRPQPVARTGRGLNNAQNAQITHPVQPTVSAPRAYPAAIAERGNAQTAQLTYPATASHHLPEPEPDQYEEYWEDTPEEYASEGSTVYVGNLPYHIDEESLALNFEHAGVVVFSEVIYDDKTGQSRGFGYVTMSTVQEAEKAVRMYHGYAIYGSVRPLTVYITAPRQSGSPFEIFVCNLPWQVDDSWLEKLFSAHGEVVDARVVYYERRGGTRRSRGFGFVTMATEEQLYYAINSLNKQVLEGRTLRVKVSRESPQQGY is encoded by the exons ATGGCTGGATCGATGGGGTTCCGGATCCATGTCGGGCGACCACGCCTCCGGATACTGTGGCCTCGTTCGGGCTCCTCGGTTCCTCGGGGGTCCCCGTCCGGTCGAGCTCTTCCTGCCCAGAATCCTGTCTGCGGAAGGACGGGGTCGGCGCGCGACGCTGTGGagatcagctccgacgaggaggactcTCGCCCCACTCCCGTGGCAAGGAAGTTGCCTTGCGATGATGCTGAGTCGAAGAAGGGCGAGTCGGACGGCGCCGGTGTTGCCACGGATGACGACGACTGCGTGGTTCTAGACGGCGACCCTGATGGGGCGGTTGCCGCTGTGGAACAGAAGGGGGCTGCGGGGAACGATGCCAGCTCCGATGAACTGCAGATAGTTGCAGAGAAAGGGCAG GTAGCATGCAGAGATTTCCCTCACTCGCGCCATTTATGTTCTAACTTGCCCTTCGGCACTACTTCTCATGAGAAACATTGTACCATG TGCTACTGTTTTGTATGTGATGTCCATGCTCCGTGCGATTATTGGGGTAAAGGTCTCTCCATTGATGATCATTGTCATGCTACTGATAAGGAAACTAAGTGGAAAACACTGAGGCTTGCGTTCAAGTGCAAAGGGCTTCCAGCATCTCATCCAGAAAAGGAAAATACCGTATACCCAGCAATGGCGTCAGTCGGCCGCTTTTCTCTTGGCAATCGGAGTCCTCTTCAAAATGTTGTGAACCAAAACAGGCAAATACATGCTTCAGTTAGAACCGCGCCGAATGTAGCCCCAACTGTCAGTGCACGAAGAGCATTCCCTGTGACAAGAGCTGAAGGTAGCACAAGCAATGCCCACACTTCTCAAGTTACTTATCCTGTAGCGACAACTGTCAGTGCACCAAGAGCAATCCCTGCGACGAGAGCTGAAGGTAGCACAAGCAATGCTCACACTTCTCAAGCTTCTCACGCTGTAGCTCCAACCGTTGGTGCACCAAGAGCGTACCATGCACCAAGAGCTGAAGGTAGTACAAGCAATGCTCACAATTCTCAAGTTACTTATCCTGTAGCTCCAACTGTTAGTGTACCAAGGCCACACCTTGCGGCAAGATCTGGAAGAGGTTCAAACAACGCTCACACTTCTCAAGTTACTTATCCTGTAGCTGTAGCTGTAGCTCCAACTGTCAGTGCACCAAGACCACAGCCTGTGGCAAGAACTGGAAGAGGTTTAAACAACGCTCAAAATGCACAAATTACTCACCCTGTACAGCCAACTGTCAGTGCACCAAGAGCTTACCCTGCGGCAATAGCTGAAAGAGGCAATGCTCAAACCGCTCAACTTACTTACCCGGCCACTGCCAGCCACCACCTGCCGGAGCCAGAGCCGGACCAGTATGAAGAGTACTGGGAGGACACACCAGAGGAATATGCGTCAGAGGGGTCCACGGTGTATGTCGGAAACCTACCCTACCACATTGACGAAGAGTCCCTCGCACTGAACTTCGAGCATGCCGGAGTCGTCGTGTTCTCTGAG GTCATTTACGATGACAAAACAGGCCAGAGCCGTGGATTTGGGTATGTCACCATGAGTACTGTTCAGGAGGCTGAGAAGGCTGTTAGAATGTACCATGGATAC GCGATATATGGCAGTGTCAGACCTCTGACGgtatatatcacagctccccgtcaATCCGGGTCTCCGTTCGAAATCTTCGTGTGCAATCTGCCGTGGCAAGTGGACGACTCGTGGTTGGAGAAGCTGTTCAGCGCGCACGGCGAAGTGGTTGATGCTAGAGTAGTCTACTATGAGCGCAGAGGAGGGACCAGGCGTTCAAGGGGTTTTGGTTTTGTCACAATGGCGACGGAGGAGCAATTGTACTACGCGATCAATTCTCTAAACAAGCAG GTTCTGGAGGGACGTACCCTGCGAGTGAAGGTTTCGAGGGAGAGTCCACAACAAGGCTATTGA